The region CTTCCCATCCCCTTAAACTATCTAAATCCTCACAATTTCTTACCTCACGAATAACAGAGGATAATTGACTGGATGCTTCTTTAAATTTTTCCACATCAATGCGTAATGGGTAATCTCTTGTCATTCTTTCAAGTATCCACTTGTTGTTGTATATTTTACCGATAATAAAATTACGAGCTATTAACGCAGACTTACCCTCATCATCAGATATTCGGTATTGTTGTTTCCTTAAAACAACATTTCCCCTGCTTTCTCCAATGAATCTACCAAGGAAGTTTCCATTTATTGTTAAAAACATCAATGAAATGTTCTTTCTTGCACAATACCCCATTAATGCAGGGCTTGCACCAGTGTACCCAAACGTTACAACTGATTCCAAATTATGAAGTGGTAACCTGCCAAGCTTTTCTTGTTCCTTCAACAAAACAATGTTGTCACCATCTAATGATAAATAAACGTCTGGTTGTGTGATGAACAATGTATTTAGAAGCTTTTTCATTCGGTAATCTTCCCTTCAATATAACTTTTTACCGACCGTTTATTCATTAGTTTTGGCAAACAAATATGCTGTAGTGAACAGTTTTTGCAAAATGCACCCGTCTTCACCTTGGGCGTATGCCTTCGTTGATAATACTCATGCATTTCCTTGACAACATTTCTTACTTTACCTTTACTTTCCTGTGTTAACGGAACTTCAACCCTATGTTTTATTTCATTGTAGTACATATATCCTTTATTAATTTCACAAAGCAACATTTCTTCTAAACACATTGCTTGGGCTGTTAATTGTAAAATATCTGCATCATTCTTTTTCGGTTTACCACGTTTATATTCAACAGGGTGAGCAATATAATTCCCTTTTTCACCACTAATTTCAACGCCATTTGAATCCTTTATGAATTCCACTACATCGCAAATTCCGCTTATTTTTAGTTCATGAGATAAAATAGGCATTGCCCGTACAATCAGTTTATTTCCACGCTTTTCCCGTATCAAGGGTTGATCCGCTTTTTGATGTAAGTCTTGACCCTGAACAGTCTTTATATTTTCTTCCCATTGCTGTTCAATATGAATAAGCGCCCACTGCCGGC is a window of Lentibacillus daqui DNA encoding:
- the cas4 gene encoding CRISPR-associated protein Cas4 — its product is MGNKDEDYLMLSGIQHFQFCRRQWALIHIEQQWEENIKTVQGQDLHQKADQPLIREKRGNKLIVRAMPILSHELKISGICDVVEFIKDSNGVEISGEKGNYIAHPVEYKRGKPKKNDADILQLTAQAMCLEEMLLCEINKGYMYYNEIKHRVEVPLTQESKGKVRNVVKEMHEYYQRRHTPKVKTGAFCKNCSLQHICLPKLMNKRSVKSYIEGKITE